A single Pseudomonas brassicacearum DNA region contains:
- a CDS encoding DUF2138 domain-containing protein, producing the protein MSDNTASPTTPTPVAKPVRRWPAILIGLCLVAGVAAGLGWFMNKPKAPPMELALEKLGLSRPDGLLEAHSLSQLPKDLLAVPFLKATLTEDFVFYYEAHADRLGLIGSLRRIIYEHDLKLQDSLIEALFDQPADVALWRGADGRLKDFLLVMDRGGLAKVLEPLAKVAMDDTQLSKLGDLKVGGDEVALYQLSYNASKSLVFASHGDKLVVLSNPTKLYDKGNGPTDEPGMVSTQALEALLAGEKLFPEAFGLPPKAPEVKQRISVNASVLAMGYQRFIPNFAGVRFDMDDKGWHSFLAMDELENQPDLDFKPIWQAMPMGASACVALPLAAEQHKPLLVKLGADEKAAQAMVDHVAGAAGLCWYADSRLYTPLLVASLSEDDGKLDADLGNLFGSMVGAYENNVANHAFPVVEKQAGSTHQWQRQVSSSFGPYLAKEAEQPDAITGKAFLRVSLARHGSTLLFSLDDKLVDKALGTLDKRFPPMADVVPKDLLMPVYFGPDSMAQLMQRETLDSLPQDMEPVFYNAAQTYLIPKLRTLGGYGKYALTLPEGSEPDGHWQWLPLEWKAL; encoded by the coding sequence ATGAGCGACAACACTGCTTCCCCGACCACGCCGACACCTGTCGCCAAACCTGTGCGCCGCTGGCCGGCGATACTGATCGGGCTGTGCCTGGTAGCCGGTGTGGCCGCCGGGTTGGGCTGGTTCATGAACAAGCCCAAGGCGCCACCCATGGAGCTGGCGTTGGAAAAACTCGGCTTGAGCCGTCCCGACGGCTTGCTCGAGGCCCATTCCCTGAGCCAGTTGCCCAAGGACCTGTTGGCGGTGCCGTTCCTCAAGGCCACGCTCACCGAGGACTTCGTCTTCTATTACGAGGCCCATGCCGACCGTCTCGGGTTGATCGGCAGCCTGCGCCGGATCATCTACGAGCATGACCTCAAGCTGCAGGACAGCTTGATCGAAGCACTTTTCGACCAGCCGGCCGATGTCGCGCTCTGGCGCGGTGCCGATGGCCGTCTCAAGGATTTCCTGTTGGTGATGGATCGCGGCGGCCTGGCCAAGGTCTTGGAGCCGTTGGCGAAAGTCGCCATGGACGACACCCAGTTGAGCAAGCTGGGTGACCTGAAGGTGGGCGGCGACGAAGTCGCGCTATATCAGCTCAGCTATAACGCCAGCAAATCCCTGGTCTTCGCCTCCCACGGCGACAAGCTGGTCGTGCTGTCCAACCCGACCAAGCTCTACGACAAAGGCAATGGCCCTACCGATGAACCCGGCATGGTCTCGACCCAGGCTCTCGAAGCGCTGCTGGCCGGTGAAAAACTGTTCCCCGAAGCCTTTGGCCTGCCGCCCAAGGCGCCGGAGGTCAAGCAACGTATCTCGGTCAACGCCAGCGTGCTCGCCATGGGTTACCAGCGTTTCATCCCCAACTTCGCTGGCGTGCGTTTCGACATGGACGACAAGGGCTGGCACAGCTTCCTGGCGATGGACGAGCTGGAAAACCAGCCGGACTTGGACTTCAAGCCGATCTGGCAAGCCATGCCCATGGGCGCCAGTGCCTGCGTCGCCTTGCCCCTGGCCGCCGAGCAGCACAAACCCTTGCTGGTAAAACTGGGTGCCGACGAAAAAGCCGCCCAGGCCATGGTCGACCATGTGGCCGGCGCCGCAGGCCTGTGCTGGTACGCCGATTCGCGCCTGTACACGCCGCTGCTGGTGGCGAGCCTGAGTGAAGACGACGGCAAGCTCGACGCCGATTTGGGCAACCTGTTCGGTTCGATGGTGGGCGCCTATGAAAACAACGTCGCCAACCATGCATTCCCGGTTGTCGAGAAACAAGCAGGCTCGACGCACCAGTGGCAGCGTCAGGTCAGCTCCAGTTTCGGCCCTTACCTGGCCAAGGAAGCTGAGCAGCCCGATGCGATTACCGGCAAGGCGTTCCTGCGGGTCAGCCTGGCACGCCACGGTTCGACCTTGCTGTTCTCCCTCGATGACAAGTTGGTGGACAAGGCCCTCGGCACCCTCGATAAACGTTTCCCACCCATGGCCGACGTGGTGCCCAAGGACCTGCTGATGCCGGTCTACTTCGGCCCGGACTCCATGGCGCAACTGATGCAGCGTGAAACCCTCGACAGCTTGCCCCAGGACATGGAACCGGTGTTCTACAACGCCGCGCAAACCTACCTGATCCCGAAACTGCGCACCCTTGGCGGCTACGGCAAGTACGCCCTGACCTTGCCCGAAGGCAGCGAACCGGATGGCCATTGGCAGTGGTTGCCGCTGGAATGGAAAGCGCTGTGA